Below is a genomic region from Rhinatrema bivittatum chromosome 8, aRhiBiv1.1, whole genome shotgun sequence.
CACACTTTATATTCCAAAAAGTATTTGTAAAAAACGATAATGTTGGGGCAAAACATAAAGGGGGAAGCAGGTGAGCTAATAGGGAAGCTGATATTGAGCGATTAAAGCAGTTTTGCTGCTTTAATTTTTCAGTACTCCTTGGCTCTGATTCTTGCAAATTCGCTCCGTGAGTTTGCATGTAAGATGCCTTAATAAGAAATCTGAATGTTAGTCTGTCCAGTAGCTGGCTCTTTCAGATCCCCTGCCATGCTGTTTACCTGGGAATAAATAGGAGGCTCATGTAGCTGATGAGAGAAGCGGCTTCTACCAAAAACAATTTGTGTTGCCAGCAGCATTCTTACtaagaggaagggggaagggtttttgttttgttttgtttttttaatttgacatTTTCTACTTGAACCAGAGTTGGCACCATCTTCAGAGAGACATTTTGGGTGCAGAACTCAACATACATACTGTTTATGTGCACATACACTTAAATGTAGAAACTTTTCTAAGGTTGTTTTGATTTACATATTATGATAGAGCAGACGCGAGCCTATTTCTAGTTAAGCTGGGTAGGGGAAGGGTTCTCTCTGGTGTTTGTGAGAGTAAAAGTCTTCACCGTCTCCCAAATCGGAAACTGAAGCCCCCTTTCTTCCTGTTGTAGCCATTCAGTTCTTCTGCCAGTGAGCCCAGGGGTGAGCCACCTCGTTTCTGCTCATCTAGGGATAGAAAATCAGTTGCCCcgttttcctcttcctctctgccaaacCTAAACCTGAAGCCAGCTTTCTCCTTCCCAAAACCCTGCAGCTCTTTGGCCACGCTGAAGAGAGAGCTCAGATCCTCTGATTTCTTCTGCCTGGGGGCTCCCGAGAAGAGGCTGGACAGGTAGTTCTCTGACCCCTGGGGGAAATGTCTCCAGAACATCCATCCTTGCTCTGGCTCTCCTTGTTCTTTACTCTCATCCGGGGCAAAGCAGGTGCCCAGGCCCAGGAGGAGCAGGAAAGACAAGCCACGAGTTCCATTCATCTGTGTCAAGGAAAGAAAACAGGCTCAGTGGCTACAGCTTATTAAATATTCCTACAATTATGTCATTTTTAATCTTATCTTATTTGGCAAGTAGCACTTAGGTGTTTGGAACTCAAAGGGAGCTGCAACCACATAGATGCTTTTCTAGGATTATAAAACGATAGACCCAAGACTGCAAGGTCTGTCACCTCTGCCCAGGGTCCCTTCCTGTTGTGCAACAttcctgactctgcttgatctctgcagtttcttctcaTCCCAAGTGCTGAAGatagcctgggataagcacagagttTCTTGATGATGTGCAGTACACACTGCTATTCAGAGTACACGCACCCCTCCCAATGCACTTCAATCCTACCCTGCAACACCCCCTGCTTTTCCAGTATGGAAACACAGCAGGCAGTATTTATACAGCTGTTAACTCCATGTTATGTAGTGGGCAAACATAAGCAATCTTTTGCTATCTACAAATAGCATTATTAATTTGTGATAAAATATTAGCCAGAATCCTTGCTAAAAGGTTTGAGGAGTTGGTCCCACAAATTGCTCATTCAGACAAAACAGGTTTCATTCACAGAAAGCTGTTTTTAGATAATGTCATGAGTAGTAAATATGCatgctttgcaaaaaaaaaaaaacctgaacctgTGCTAATATTAGATGCTGAAAATGCCTTTGATTGTGTGGAGTGGCCTTATTTGTTTACTGTCCTCAAAAATTTGAAGAGCTCAGCTGTAGCTATGTTGGTAAATGATAACAGATTTAGATGAGTTCAGTTTATATGTGGGACAAGACAAGGATGTCCTCCTATTGTCATTTCTATATGCACTTGCTATTGAACAGTTTTCATGTAGGGTAGGTTTAGATGAGGGCATTAAGCCAGAAAAAGTAAGAGATAGCATAAGCAGCAACTTTATGGAAGCTGGCTGTATGATGATCATGAGAGATCGAAAAGACACTGCCCCCATTACTGGAAGAAATTTGTATTTTCTCAGAGATACTGGGGTTTAAAATTAGTACAGACTTGATGCGGCTAGAAAGGGGTCTGTATATTTCAGATTAGATTACAAGATACATTATAGCTTGGcatagtatttattttatataccgtcgtcccaagtgaagatcacaatggtttacatcatgcCAATATTATTGGCAGCCAATTACAATCACTTGGTGTTTATATATCATAAATTTctctgaactgaaacaaatttatAATTTGAACTATAATTCAATAACCCAAGAAATTACAGCAGCTTTAGAAAGACGGGGTACTCAAGCTGAATGAAAATCTTCATAGGGGTAACAATGTTGGTCttgtatagcaaaaatagcaGAAGCAGGTGGCACCAATTTAGCGAGGCACGAGCTTTCAATGTCCAGAGCCCACTTTGGTAGATGGCGACTATCAGGATGCCtgtttttccaaaatttctgtTTTCAATGCTCCCTGTTTAGGTTCTAggccagtttttcaaaatctaaataaaatggtGAGTAAATTTAATTTGGAGAAACAAGGCTAGAATTCAGAAAGGGAAGCTACAAACAGGGCCAATCAGAAGGGGAACGGGTGGGGAGGCCCAGAAGAGCCATTTGGCCTGGTCCTTATGCTCACAAAAGGGCCTCTGATGTAAACACTTGTTAATTTTTTGACATTTGATGTTTCACAGCTTATTTCTCTGTGCAGTCTTATCTGGCCAGGGACTCAAAAATATGGACATGGCCCGGGCCTTGTTGCACCTCTGAGAGGGCCGGGCTAGAGATGGCCATACAGGAGGGTGTAGGCTTGCTTACCCGCCCAAACTTTGTTTTATATTCTAGGGCAGTAGTACTGCAGTCTGGGAAAGATATGTGTAATCAATTGACATGAGTAGGGTGGATCTTAAAGAAAGCTTTGTTTAAGGATTCcaggtattatttttttttagttgtagGTGATTGATTTTGAGTCAGAGTAAAAGTTCTTGCCCTTTTCTTGATACCTATTATAGAGGTATGGACGGAGGTACAGAAAGAACTGAACTGTTGTGGGCCTATGTTTCCATGCTGTTAAGAGAGCATCACTGCCCACTGTGCTTAGTGGAATTTGCTAAATTGTTGAATAGTTTAAAATCTGAAGGATTAGTAAAACTAATAGTTGCTTGAATGCAATATTTGTATGCTTACATTAGCTATAAGACAAATCATTATTTTCAAGCTTGGTCTTGTGGGTAGAACCAAACTTTCAGAGAATATTCTTTCAGTGTCTCAGAGAGTTGTGCCTGTGCAAGAATTCAATTGTTTAGTGTCTGGTCtctatattatataaaatattgtgAGCTGAATGCCATGTTGAAACATCCCCACATGTTTGGAGCACTCAGTTACAAGAACCGTTGGAGAATGGTTCATAGTTTGAAATTGAAGTGTTTATTTGCTACCTCATGTAGAGAATCCTGCTACAAAATAGAATGTTGCACACATCTGACCCCAGTCAGGCTTAATATATAGTTCGAGGGAAATATCTTCCATGTATGGTGGGGGGTGCCTGTGGATTATGAAGCTATTGCTAAGGAGATAGAGAATTTGACAGTCAGCTGGTGCTTGATCCCAAATTAGAATTATTTGGTTTGGTGGAATACTAGCATGATCTAAGTTCCCCTACGGACTTTCTTTTATCTGCTTCTGGCTGCCCAAATGGTACTAGTCaaaaactggaaatcaaaaaataGTCCAGAGTAATTACAATGGATGAACAAAGCAAGAAGACTGCTGTATTATGAGAGAATTCCCAGGCTGTTAAAAGGGGGTTTATGAGAATGCCCTTAA
It encodes:
- the QRFP gene encoding orexigenic neuropeptide QRFP — encoded protein: MNWNLSALMPLCGSSIKMNGTRGLSFLLLLGLGTCFAPDESKEQGEPEQGWMFWRHFPQGSENYLSSLFSGAPRQKKSEDLSSLFSVAKELQGFGKEKAGFRFRFGREEEENGATDFLSLDEQKRGGSPLGSLAEELNGYNRKKGGFSFRFGRR